One genomic window of Ornithorhynchus anatinus isolate Pmale09 chromosome 10, mOrnAna1.pri.v4, whole genome shotgun sequence includes the following:
- the CTDSP2 gene encoding LOW QUALITY PROTEIN: carboxy-terminal domain RNA polymerase II polypeptide A small phosphatase 2 (The sequence of the model RefSeq protein was modified relative to this genomic sequence to represent the inferred CDS: deleted 1 base in 1 codon), with protein MERGSIITQAPRGAAPGLSKQGLVPAPSPHKPRGRSIFQNLLCCFRAQHGRRPGGPSGGSQLPACKEEASVIAKSDLLQCLQYQFYQVPGSNLLPEVARQDQGRICVVIDLDETLVHSSFKPVNNADFIVPVEIEGTTHQVYVLKRPYVDEFLRRMGELFECVLFTASLAKYADPVTDLLDRCGVFRSRLFREACVFHQGCYVKDLSRLGRDLHKTLILDNSPASYTFHPANAVPVQSWFDDMSDTELLNLIPVFEELSAADDVYHGLGQLRAP; from the exons GCCTGGTGCCCGCACCCTCTCCACACAAGCCGCGTGGTCGGAGCATCTTCCAGAACCTTTTGTGCTGCTTCCGGGCCCAGCATGGCAGGCGGCCCGGGGGCCCCAGCGGCGGCAGCCAGCTCCCCGCCTGCAAGGAGGAGGCCAGCGTCATCGCCAAG tCTGACTTGCTCCAATGCCTTCAGTACCAGTTTTACCAG GTCCCGGGGTCTAACCTGCTCCCGGAGGTGGCCCGACAGGACCAGGGCAGGATCTGTGTGGTCATCGATCTGGACGAGACCCTCGTGCACAGCTCCTTCAAG CCGGTCAACAATGCTGACTTCATCGTCCCCGTTGAGATCGAGGGCACCACTCACCAG gTGTATGTGCTCAAGCGGCCCTACGTGGACGAGTTCCTGAGACGAATG GGAGAACTGTTTGAGTGTGTGCTCTTCACTGCCAGTCTGGCCAAG TACGCGGACCCGGTGACGGACCTGCTGGATCGCTGTGGCGTGTTCCGTTCTCGGCTGTTCCGCGAGGCCTGCGTGTTCCACCAGGGCTGCTACGTCAAGGACCTCAGCCGCCTGGGGCGGGACCTGCACAAAACCCTCATTCTCGACAACTCTCCGGCCTCCTACACCTTCCACCCGGCCAACGCG GTGCCCGTGCAGTCCTGGTTCGACGACATGAGCGACACGGAGCTGCTGAACCTGATCCCGGTTTTTGAGGAGCTGAGCGCTGCCGACGACGTGTACCACGGTCTGGGCCAGCTGCGTGCCCCGTAG